Proteins from a genomic interval of Paenibacillus lentus:
- a CDS encoding acetate/propionate family kinase, which translates to MKVLVINAGSSSLKYQLYDMTDESVLAKGLVERIGMDSSILTHKPTGKEEVTEVSDILEHTTAIRKVLEKLTHKEHGVLQAIDEIEAVGHRVVHGGEAFKGSALITGEVKSEIRRLFDLAPLHNPACMMGIQAAEANLPNVPQTVVFDTAFHQTMPEKAYLYAIPKVLYKKHRVRRYGFHGTSHEYVSHTAAEFLGQKIEDLKIITCHIGNGASLTAVKDGVSVDTSMGMTPLEGLIMGTRSGDLDPAVVPFVMNKEELTINEVNSMLNKHSGLLAISGSSSDMRDITDGMEADEPNATLAFEMYEYRLRKYIGSYAAAMNGVDVIVFTAGVGENSAIVREKVCENLTYLGVEIDLELNKIRSGDPRRISTPNSKVEVLVIPTNEELVIARDTHRIVKEGQ; encoded by the coding sequence ATGAAAGTTCTTGTAATTAACGCGGGAAGCTCTTCCCTGAAATATCAACTGTATGACATGACGGATGAATCTGTATTAGCTAAAGGTCTAGTCGAACGGATCGGTATGGATTCTTCGATTCTCACTCATAAGCCGACAGGCAAAGAGGAAGTGACCGAGGTTAGTGATATTCTGGAGCACACGACAGCGATTCGTAAGGTACTCGAAAAGCTTACTCACAAAGAGCATGGCGTGCTCCAAGCGATTGATGAAATCGAGGCAGTGGGCCACCGGGTAGTACATGGCGGCGAAGCATTTAAAGGTTCGGCTCTAATTACCGGGGAAGTAAAATCCGAAATTCGCCGTTTATTCGATTTGGCTCCACTACACAATCCAGCATGCATGATGGGGATTCAGGCTGCCGAGGCAAACCTGCCGAACGTCCCGCAAACCGTTGTGTTTGATACGGCATTCCACCAGACGATGCCAGAAAAAGCTTATTTATATGCGATTCCTAAGGTACTGTATAAGAAGCATAGGGTTCGTCGTTATGGATTCCATGGAACTTCGCATGAGTATGTAAGCCACACTGCGGCTGAATTTTTGGGGCAGAAGATTGAGGACTTGAAAATCATCACCTGCCACATTGGAAATGGAGCTAGCTTGACGGCTGTTAAGGATGGCGTCTCTGTTGATACTTCTATGGGCATGACTCCGCTGGAAGGATTGATTATGGGGACGAGAAGCGGAGATTTGGATCCGGCTGTAGTGCCTTTTGTAATGAACAAAGAAGAGCTTACAATTAACGAAGTGAATTCTATGCTGAACAAGCACAGCGGCTTGCTGGCGATATCTGGATCGAGTAGCGATATGCGAGATATTACCGATGGGATGGAAGCCGATGAACCAAATGCTACGCTCGCTTTTGAAATGTATGAATACCGTTTGCGCAAATACATCGGTTCTTATGCGGCAGCGATGAACGGCGTAGACGTGATTGTATTTACAGCAGGAGTAGGCGAGAATTCAGCAATAGTACGCGAGAAGGTATGCGAGAACTTAACTTATCTCGGCGTTGAAATTGACCTTGAGCTGAACAAAATTCGTTCCGGAGATCCGCGTCGCATTTCTACGCCGAACTCTAAGGTAGAGGTTCTTGTTATCCCTACGAATGAGGAACTGGTCATTGCTCGGGATACGCATCGTATCGTTAAAGAAGGGCAATAA
- the asnS gene encoding asparagine--tRNA ligase has protein sequence MTNKTVIRQVNEHVGEKVVIGSWLNNKRSSGKIQFLQLRDGTGYIQAVVVKSEVSEDTWNAAKSLTQESSLYVTGVIREEPRSQSGYEMTVTELDIIQLTENYPITPKEHGVDFLMDHRHLWLRSQKQRAIMVIRAEIIRAIQEFFDQHHFTLVDPPILTPTSAEGTTNLFHTKYFDEDAYLTQSGQLYMEAAAMALGKVYSFGPTFRAEKSKTRRHLIEFWMIEPEMAFTDHEESLVVQEQFVTHVVQSVLKNCRSELEAIGRDITKLENIQAPFPRITYDEAIDFLHTKGFDIPWGEDFGAPHETAIAEQYDKPVFITHYPAGIKAFYMKPDPNRPEVVLCADMIAPEGYGEIIGGSQRIDDPELMEARFKEHELSPETYQWYLDLRKYGSVPHSGFGLGLERTVAWICGLEHVRETIPFPRMLYRLYP, from the coding sequence ATGACGAATAAAACGGTGATTCGTCAGGTTAACGAGCATGTCGGTGAGAAGGTCGTCATCGGCAGCTGGCTAAACAACAAACGCTCAAGCGGTAAAATTCAGTTTTTGCAACTTCGTGACGGAACGGGCTACATCCAAGCTGTTGTCGTTAAGAGCGAAGTATCCGAAGATACCTGGAATGCAGCCAAGAGCTTGACGCAAGAGTCTTCGCTTTATGTAACGGGTGTCATTCGGGAGGAGCCACGCAGCCAATCCGGCTACGAAATGACGGTTACGGAGCTTGACATTATTCAATTGACGGAAAATTATCCGATTACACCGAAAGAGCATGGCGTCGATTTCCTGATGGATCATCGTCATTTGTGGCTTCGTTCCCAGAAGCAGCGGGCGATCATGGTCATTCGTGCGGAAATCATCAGAGCGATTCAAGAGTTTTTCGATCAGCACCACTTTACACTTGTTGACCCGCCGATCCTGACCCCAACGTCAGCGGAGGGAACAACGAACCTGTTCCATACGAAATACTTTGATGAGGATGCTTATTTGACGCAAAGCGGTCAGCTTTATATGGAAGCTGCGGCAATGGCCCTAGGCAAGGTTTATTCCTTCGGGCCGACGTTCCGCGCGGAGAAATCCAAGACCCGCCGTCACTTGATCGAATTTTGGATGATTGAACCGGAAATGGCTTTTACCGATCATGAGGAGAGCCTTGTCGTTCAGGAACAGTTCGTTACACATGTCGTCCAATCCGTATTGAAAAATTGTCGATCCGAGCTAGAAGCTATCGGCCGTGATATTACCAAGCTGGAAAACATCCAGGCACCGTTCCCGCGGATTACTTATGATGAAGCTATCGATTTCCTGCATACGAAGGGCTTCGATATTCCTTGGGGAGAAGATTTTGGTGCGCCACATGAAACGGCGATTGCCGAGCAGTATGACAAGCCGGTATTTATCACGCATTATCCGGCTGGCATCAAGGCATTCTATATGAAGCCTGACCCAAATCGGCCAGAGGTCGTGCTTTGCGCGGATATGATCGCTCCAGAAGGCTATGGAGAGATTATAGGCGGATCGCAACGGATTGATGATCCGGAGCTGATGGAAGCCCGTTTTAAAGAGCACGAGCTGTCACCGGAAACGTATCAATGGTATTTAGATTTGCGCAAGTATGGTTCAGTACCGCATTCCGGCTTTGGACTTGGACTGGAGCGGACCGTCGCATGGATTTGCGGACTTGAACATGTTCGCGAGACGATTCCGTTCCCACGGATGTTGTACCGTCTGTATCCGTAA